A part of Neodiprion pinetum isolate iyNeoPine1 chromosome 4, iyNeoPine1.2, whole genome shotgun sequence genomic DNA contains:
- the LOC124218252 gene encoding uncharacterized protein, which produces MERTITEISLFLRKGGLNNNRPNRAIINFLEHSFDALPDLLAFDYSLADDEPKRRQFAQKICEQDGLNLQKAISKAMATVMADQLTTRYTWSGHTRADNILRVSTTKFAQIITDILRGEHSISIRNV; this is translated from the exons ATGGAACGAACGATTACCGAAATTTCGTTATTTCTTCGGAAGGGTGGATTGAACAATAACAGACCAAATCGAgccattattaatttcttggaACATTCATTCGATGCGTTACCTGATCTTCTTGCTTTTGATTATTCACTTGCGGACGACGAACCGAAACGCAGACAATTT GCACAAAAAATCTGTGAACAGGATGGCCTAAATTTGCAAAAAGCTATCAGTAAAGCTATGGCCACCGTTATGGCAGATCAATTGACTACCAGGTATACGTGGAGTGGTCATACAC GAGCGGATAATATTTTACGTGTTTCAACGACAAAGTTCGCCCAAATCATCACAg ATATATTACGCGGTGAACACAGTATTTCGATTCGTAACGTATAG